Below is a genomic region from Carassius auratus strain Wakin chromosome 2, ASM336829v1, whole genome shotgun sequence.
TACATTTAAGGAAGTCGATGTACCAACGGTCTAGCGGCCGTTCGCAAAAGAACACTTTTCATTCTGCTGCCACGAAATATGCGCTAGTTAAAATttgttggcgctgagctggcacCTCACCGCTGCGTTCACTCTTAGTTCTCACATTTCTTAATGCACAAGTGCTTTCTCTACATATTAAATCACAATATATCAGAATGCATTCACTTTAAAAATGACACACTTGACCTTTTTAATTCACTGTGTCTCACAGAACAGCTGCGTGTTGAAAAAAACccataaatgctttattttaatgcctataaaaaaatagcatatagGCCCATGCATCTTTTGGTTTAACTGATCAGCCAATACTCTCAAATGAGCATCAGTTTAATTCAGTTACTGCTTAAATAGTGAGCGTTTCTCGTCAGCAGATCTGCAGCTTTCAAAGCAATCATGCGATGATTCACGCTTAATCTTTTTGTTCAGCAGTGATCATAGAGCACTCGTTCATTCTTTCCCATTAAATGAACTCATAATCATAAACTGGTGTAAACCGTTTCTGAGGGCCCTTCACTTGAATATAGCTCTTAGAGGAGTTTTATTCTTAAGAGGACGCAAAGCTCGGTCAAACAAGTGTATTTGTGATCTGTTTGTGCGAATGTCATTGTCTAATTCAGTCTTATATATAACATttccaaaatttattttttatttatttttttatttttttttaagaaagatgccatatagaagaaccattttcttTTCCCCAAAAGACTTTAGTTGCAACTTTTTGTTTCTTTAccattataaaaatgatttaaatatgccTAAAGGATTTTGGAAAACGTTTGGGAAACACTGCAATGTTAAATCACCAGACTTAACGTCTCTTTTCTCCATCAAGTATGTTCAGCTGTGATGGGTCAGAGAGCTGAACCTTAAGTGATGGACGTACCATCTGAGGACGGTGTTATGTTAGTGATATGGAGGTGAGGATTGGGGATGGGGGCCGGACACACATCTTTCCCCGAGCTCTGGCATTTCAGGCAGTGTGAACACTATCTCATATCGGTGCTGTGTTTTCAGGAAGCCCACCTTGAGGAGATGGAGAGAAGCAGAGAGGTTATGGTTGGGTGTCAGCAGGTCTATGATTATATGAGATTAATGAGTCAAATCTGAGATAATAGTTTACAGTGATAAACAAGGTTAATGAAATCTTAGTTGAGTGATGAAATCATTGTATGAATTACAGTTAACTTATTTATAAGTCCCTAGTAGTGCTTCATTTATGGCATCATAGTTAGCTGATTTCATAAACAAAATCAGCCTTGACTGTTGATGAAGCATAGTCAACTTAGCTCAATGAATTTAGAGCCAAACAACAATCATAGTTGACTTATTAACCCACAAAACCtgatatattataaatttattttttttaatggaacatttgagcttttacagaaaaaatgcatgcatgttatTTTAAGAGAAGACGGTgcggaatattattattttggagaagacaatgctgaataaagtcgtaatttttgctatttttggaccaaaatgtgttttcgaAGCTTCAACAAattcaaactgaccctctgatgtcacatggactactttgatgatgtttttattacctttctggacatggacagtataccgtacatacattttcaataggGGTGCACTATGTgaaaatcacgcacctgatggaatttaccgctgattagagaaccggctttactgacgagatgcgcattaatgatcggccgatctttatcggtgcacccctaattttcaatggagggactgagagctcttggactgaatctaaaatatcttaaactatgttccgaagatgaacagaagtcttatgggtttggaacgacatgaggggtgagttattaattacataattttcatttttggatgaactaaccctttaattttagGAGCATGAAATACATGATTTATAATCTGTTATATGATCCACTGATGTAACTGCATGAAACTGTTTCACAGCCCAAAAAACAGATTTAAAGTTCATTATTGAAGATCTTACTAACCAAGGAAGGAAATTAGGATGATATTTTGGAATAAAAACAATGGGAAGTGAAAATATTAGGAAAGGCAGTGACAGAGCTCATGGTAGGAAACCATCAAACTACATCTGTGTCTCAGTGAAGGATGACGTCTTATCTGACCAGAGCCTCATCTAAACACAATAATTAAACAGAGCAGACAGGCCAGAGTTTCAGGTGTTATATACTGCTTGACGGTGCTGAAGCTGGGTCTCCATGGCAACACGGGGCACTAACAGGGCAGTTTCATAAAGACATCTGCAATGAAAGAGTCAAGAGAATATGACACCCACTGTGGGGTGAACGCCAGCATAACTGTGTATCTCGTCTTAGATATTTGCTAGTAGGAGGAACAAAAAAACACTCTCTGTGTGATTAAATATGTTCAAAAAGTCACTGttctcacaacaacaacaaagaacttGTGTGATGGAGCTTCAGTAATCTTTTTAGGGGAGGGGGAGCTATTTTATACATTCTGAGATATTTACACTGGCCATGGTTTAGCATTAGAATCCAACTATttaacaaagtttaaaaaaaaaaaagatgttggaCATATGACTAAGTATTTTTGTGCcacatacacttttatttttattttttttgcgtaTGGCCCTGTTGACATAATAAAGGGCAGAATTCCTTGTATGGGCATTTCTCCTGGAAGCACGCACACACAGCGACAGAGCAGAGAGCAAGAAGCAGCCCTCAACATGCTTATTCGGGTTACGGAAGTCATCGGCAGCGTGAACAGGACCTGCTCAAGAAGAATGTCTTCAAAGAAgtatgtttggttgtgtgggaAAGATAACCTTGTTAGGCTTCTCAAAGAACCCAGCTTTAagggaacagtggatgcagtttgttttttccGGGACAGCAATGGAGTTTGTTTATTCCCGTCATTTCAGTGcggaatgttttataaacaagaccaAGTTCAACGCTGGGATGCTTCTATACTTCATTCATTTATGCATCCATTGTTCCATCGATCATTCTTTCTGTCCACCCATCATTCTGTTTATCCATCCATGCAACATTCTATTCATCCATTGTTCGTTCTATCCTCTTCATTTTTATCCATTGTTTCGTCCATCCAGCCATCATTCGATCTTCCATCGATCCACCCCTCCCAACCGTCATTcattccatccatctgtccatccaccctttgaacattctattaattGTTTCATCCATTCATCATTCGTTTTATCCATCCATACATACATTgtttgttcatccatccatctattgtttatttatccattttCCAGCCATCCATCTATTGTTTATTCTATACAttcttcatccatccatccatctttattatatccatcattccatccatccatctatgcaaggtgttctaaaaaaaaaactaaatctgatcGCTTAGAAAAGTAACACTGCATCTCTCTGGAGCAAGCCACATGATTTCAGATATCATTCAGCTTCACACATTACAGAATGAGTTGCATAGCAGTTTAATACTTACAATTGGTTCAAATAGCTCGCCTTAGTGAGACCCACTAAAAAAAAGCTTGATGGCAATGCATTgcaccaaaaagaaaaaattaggAAACCGTTAATCAGAATTAAAAAATGATCTCATCCAAGCTTTTGCCAAGTGTTCAGTACACATGCTCTGACATACTGACTGCTCCAAGCATGAGTCCCATCCAAGCATGAGTCCCATCACTGTCTTCAACATAACGACAAGGCTAGAAGTCAAGTAGAATATGCTGACCAAAGGAAAGAAGCTGAAGCGTTGATGTGAGAAAATTAAATCAATGTTCTTCCTGTAATATGAACTCATATGCATGACTGAAGAACTTCAAATGAAGCTAATTAATAACCCCAGCAATAGCACTCGCTCTCACCTTCACCAGGAAGTTCCCGTTCGACTCGGGGATCACCATGACAATAGAGTCGTGCAGTTTTTCGTCAAAATGCACATGAGAGTGAGCGGCTGCAGCGGGTTCCTCAGCAAAGCGAACGCCTCCCGTCTTAGACGACGCTGCAGGAGGAACAAAAGCAAAGCGATTAAAGCTGCACTTATTACACACTGACCGCAGGTTAAAAGACATCCAGATTGTGAGTCGCTGAATGAAAATGTTCAGCAATAAGCTTTTAAAGTTGAAATTATTCAAATCACACTTGCCATCTGACACCTAAAAACCTGAATGACCTTCATTCTAATATCAGGAGAATCTTTTCATTATTGTAGGTCAAAGAAAGGTTATATCACAAGGTGGGCGTACATATAGTTTGGATGTGCATGGGATTTTCCAGCTTTCAGTGTAAAAAGGCAAAACTTGCGTTTAAGCAGAAGGAATACAAAACCAGATCAGTTTAAACACTTGGATCAGAGAGAATAAAGCTGATGTGTACAATAACCCCAATGCCTTCATGGTcttaaatgctatttaaaaaaatctgttttttataTAAAGGAAACGATCGCTCAATGAAAATGTATTGACTTGTTGGCTCTCcaaggtgagtttgtttcttcatgggaacatatttggagaaatgtagcattacatctctCCTCTT
It encodes:
- the LOC113038189 gene encoding LOW QUALITY PROTEIN: UPF0687 protein C20orf27 homolog (The sequence of the model RefSeq protein was modified relative to this genomic sequence to represent the inferred CDS: deleted 1 base in 1 codon), yielding MATAKKASSKTGGVRFAEEPAAAAHSHVHFDEKLHDSIVMVIPESNGNFLVKVGFLKTQHRYEIVFTLPEMPELGKDVCPAPIPNPHLHITNITPSSDGGLRVTCEYMAHQEGVMCEEVQILSESKEDASVKVKVHARVMDRHHGTPMLLEGVRCIGAELEYDSEQSDWQGFD